The Magnolia sinica isolate HGM2019 chromosome 9, MsV1, whole genome shotgun sequence genome contains a region encoding:
- the LOC131255258 gene encoding receptor-like protein 7 → MTTLSSWNPDNRDCCSWEGITCDGATGHVTSLDLSELRISGRIDFVSLFHLLNLQKLNLASNEFDPSPIPSGFEQLTSLTHLNLSSLHFYGQIPLEIRRLTTLMSLDLSDNRYYNDSYLELLKLEIPNIGAFVQNLSSLRELYLDDVEISAQSSEWGLALSSALPLLRKLSLTDCYLSGPIHPSLSKLHFLSELHLSRNNLSSAIPKSLFSLPNLQTLDVGYNPLLTAGEIPPNNTIRQLYLSATGFCSNLQDSYGNFTQLTTLVLSSCYPGGPFPSWLVKLEKLMYLDLSYNGFSGPLPSWLVKLEKLVHLDLSYNGFSRPLPSWLVKLDKLMHLDLSNNGFSGPIPSSYGNKFQNLQWLSVYNNSLSGIIPSSLFSLPSLKRLYLHYNQFSGQLGEFQYASSSLLQIIFLTGNSLSGTIPSSLF, encoded by the coding sequence ATGACCACACTATCCTCTTGGAATCCTGATAATAGGGATTGCTGCTCTTGGGAAGGCATCACATGTGATGGTGCCACCGGTCACGTGACCAGTCTCGACCTCAGTGAGCTCCGTATCTCCGGTCGGATTGATTTTGTAAGCCTCTTTCATCTTCTGAACCTGCAGAAGCTCAACCTCGCTTCCAATGAGTTTGATCCCTCTCCAATCCCATCTGGGTTTGAGCAGCTCACCAgtttgacccatctcaacctctcttCTTTGCATTTTTATGGCCAAATCCCGCTGGAAATCCGACGCTTGACCACTTTGATGTCCCTCGATCTATCCGACAATAGATATTACAATGATTCATACCTTGAATTGCTGAAACTCGAAATCCCGAACATTGGAGCATTCGTCCAAAATCTCTCGAGTTTGAGAGAACTGTATCTCGATGATGTAGAAATCTCAGCTCAGAGCAGCGAGTGGGGCCTAGCGTTATCCTCGGCACTCCCTCTTCTCCGCAAGTTGAGCTTGACAGATTGTTATCTTTCAGGCCCCATCCATCCTTCCCTTTCCAAGCTCCATTTCCTATCTGAACTCCACCTCAGTCGAAACAATCTCTCTTCAGCCATACCCAAGAGTCTTTTCAGCCTGCCAAATCTACAAACCCTGGATGTAGGATACAATCCTCTCCTCACAGCTGGCGAAATCCCTCCAAACAATACTATCAGGCAGTTGTACCTATCCGCCACCGGATTTTGTAGCAATCTACAAGATTCGTACGGTAATTTCACACAGCTGACCACGTTAGTACTCAGTTCTTGCTATCCAGGAGGCCCATTTCCATCATGGCTTGTGAAGCTCGAGAAACTCATGTATTTGGATCTTTCGTACAATGGTTTCAGTGGACCATTGCCATCATGGCTTGTGAAGCTCGAGAAACTAGTGCATTTGGATCTGTCATACAATGGTTTCAGCAGACCATTGCCATCGTGGCTTGTGAAGCTGGACAAACTCATGCATTTGGATCTTTCAAACAACGGTTTCAGCGGTCCAATCCCTTCTTCCTATGGCAACAAGTTTCAAAATCTTCAATGGCTCAGCGTGTACAACAATTCACTTAGTGGGATCATCCCATCGTCATTGTTTTCACTCCCATCATTGAAAAGGTTGTATCTCCATTATAACCAATTTAGTGGTCAACTTGGCGAGTTCCAATACGCATCCTCTTCACTGCTACAGATCATTTTTTTGACCGGCAATTCACTAAGTGggaccattccatcatcattgttttga